The nucleotide sequence TCAGCCAGGATCACGCGCGGGGCAGAGGCAAAGGCCCGCGCCAGGGCCACCCGCTGCTGTTCCCCGCCGGAAAGCTCCGCCGGGTAGTGCAGGGCGCGGCCCTCCAGCCCCACGGCGGCCAGTGCGGCCATGGCACGTTCGCGCGCATCTGCGGCATGGGAGAATTCCAGCGGCAGGGCGGCGTTTTCCAGCGCGGTCATGGTGGGCACCAGATGGAACGACTGGAACACGATGCCCAGATGCGCCCGCCGGAACCGGGCCAGGGCATCCTCGTCCATGTCGCCAAGGTCGTGTCCGGCCACGCGCACCGTGCCGCCGGTGGGGCGTTCCAGCCCGGCCATGATCATCAGGGTGGTGGTCTTGCCCGAGCCGGACGGCCCCACGATGGACACGGTTTCACCGGCATTGACGGAAAGGTTCACGCCCCGCAGGATGTTGACCTGGCCGGAACCGCCCACTAGGTTGAGATATATACCGGAGAGTCCAATGATCGGATCTGTCACGCGAATCACCTTTGGCGGCTGGGGTAGATGCCGGGGGATGGCCCCGGCGGAACGGCTGATATCACAGCGTGGTCGGCGTCCGGCGTTGTGCCCGTCGATATGCCGCTTATGTCAGGCAATGTGCCGGAAGCTGCACCGTACGGCGGCGCCGTGCGTGCTCGCGGCCTTCACGGCCCTTGCGCTGGCACTGCTGCCGCCCACCACGGCATGGGCCGCGAGTGGCGGTGGCAACTCTTCCATACCCCATATCCTCGT is from Nitratidesulfovibrio sp. and encodes:
- a CDS encoding ABC transporter ATP-binding protein yields the protein MIRVTDPIIGLSGIYLNLVGGSGQVNILRGVNLSVNAGETVSIVGPSGSGKTTTLMIMAGLERPTGGTVRVAGHDLGDMDEDALARFRRAHLGIVFQSFHLVPTMTALENAALPLEFSHAADARERAMAALAAVGLEGRALHYPAELSGGEQQRVALARAFASAPRVILADEPTGNLDTETGRRVIEHLFRLREEHSTTLVLITHDRELAAQCGRQVRMEDGRLYEGGESAVAAVSIRDAGQGTELNGGEGSAPDGAAGGASASTPNNAGRA